One Glycine max cultivar Williams 82 chromosome 8, Glycine_max_v4.0, whole genome shotgun sequence genomic window, GGTCCTTGAAGGAGAAGGAGTAGTAGTAGAACATGCAGTTGCAGCCATCCTCATCTTCTCAATCAGCGCTTCAGTATTCACCTGCTCAGACAAAATCTTCTCAAGTTGTCTAGGGTCAATCACCAACTTCACTCTCCAAACCCCATTCTTTGCTGTTGGCAGCACTTCAAGGGCTGACCCATTTGACAATTTCTCAACATAATCACATGCTGATGCTGCAGATTTGCACATTTCCTCTGAAACTCGGACTTTGTCGCAGCAACTTTCTTGGTGCTCCACTTGAACCTCCTTCAGAGGGAGAAGATAATAGAAAAGACCATAGCTTAAAGTCTCTTGCTCT contains:
- the LOC102662772 gene encoding uncharacterized protein; its protein translation is MSFEWSVVTSTEIKQMGNCSMKGTTGECHHSIRVMCDSGAILQFKAPKTVAQVLQHYPGYGIFRQGHASSPLPEQETLSYGLFYYLLPLKEVQVEHQESCCDKVRVSEEMCKSAASACDYVEKLSNGSALEVLPTAKNGVWRVKLVIDPRQLEKILSEQVNTEALIEKMRMAATACSTTTPSPSRTPTPTMSSRKLLGWKTTLFNAKIAKDTSPAASNFFLGSC